The sequence aagcactaatcactggctaatagtgtgcttaattGACTTGGATAAACACTTTATGCTCCTcgatggcttggatatcttcttaggcgtacaagggtttctctggactctagctgCTCCAAATGAATAATGGGggatttatagcctcaaccccacggactagctgttatcccaacggctcaaatattctgtgaacaacggatgatccggcgttaatagagatacaagcaccggaccatccggtgtgtacattccCAGAAACTAGCCGTCGGAAttccactcagagttcttctgaacaccggatactctggtgtatacatcctcttcatcaccgaactatccggtgagttatcctgagccagaccgcgccaaacttcttctctgcacaaaatactctggtgtgcactgtcttcatcactggaccttctagTGTGTTAATCTTCCTTCTTCAGCACTTGGAACGTTCTCTGCTGAAattactccggtgtgtatctccTTTggtcaccagaccatccggtggctTATAATCCATTTCTtccgaaaataccaagcttctgttaaatagtccggtgataactcctttaagtcaccagacaatccggttaattaaacttagattttctccagaaaaacagtccttctgttaaatagtgtGATGTATGCATCATTCAAATCACCAGACAATcggtgcatgtaacttcaaatttctctgaaaaatgacgcttctattaaatgctccggtgcaaaattcctcccatcaccggacaatccggtgaagtcatttctcctgggatgttttccaattcaaccaaactttgttccggctgtggtgttcttcatgtattgcattcttgagacctactaacatatattcttgataaacatgttagtcctatagactatattgtcattaattatcaaaatcacaatcataatctaataggatcattttcgctacatatATGTATGGAATTTTTGAAGCGTGCTAGTACCCAAACATCCTTATTCTATAATAGGTGGATCATTTTGGGTAATGGGTAGGCTATCCTAGCAGACTAGGGCTTCAAGACATAAAACATGAGGGAATTCGCTTACAATCTTAGGATTAGATCTATATATCCTACAGTTGTAATAATTGTTCCCTGAGATTAATCAAAGCAATGCATGATATAATGCTATCATGCTAAAGCTATATAAAAGCTCGTGTCTTATGTGGATCTTAGGTAACCCTACTTTATTTCAAATATATGCATGTTGACTTTACCAATCGTCGATAACACCTGTGGCCCAGCACCAGCGTGCCCTGTCACGCCCCCTGCATGTGGTTACCCATAAGCCTGCTCACATGGATCGCTCTAGCGAGGTGGGATGATTCGTGATGTTATGTGGGCTTACGACGCGGGCTAGTCCAGCTGTTTAGTGGCGCGAACTACCTCACTTGCACACTATTGGAGAATGGTACCGTACTGGTTTTCTAACCCCCGCTCAGCTTCGGCCAGCCTTGGAGGATCCTAGACAAAGAATGAACAAGTAATAACATAATAAAGAAGTGATTTTGGAAGTTGTCTTACAAAGATGAAACCGAAGGGAAAGACCAACACCAAGTACAAATGCTGGATGTCTCGGAGGGTGCACCGGAGGCTTTGAAGGGGCAAGAAGGGACACTTGGCAAGGGCCGAAGATCCGAAGGGCAAAATATCTCTACCAAAGGAACATACAAGGAGCGAAAGGCTGTCTACGACAAAGCGGAAGACCCGGAGGGAAGCCCGAAGGTGGTTGCCACCGGCCGAAGCGAAGGCTGAAGGTGGTCAACCATTGTGACGAAGGGTCGACCGACACGTGCAAATGTAGACACGTGTCAGGTTCTGGATCATATAACAATTGTAATAGTGTAGTAGTTGTAATACTCtaaaatattctaaaaatattctAAAGACTAGGGGCACTAATATAATAAGGATTAGAGTGGTTGAGATATGGCTATAAATATCTCCACCCAACTAATACGATGTCATGAACAATCAATATACTACTAAATACTAGTCCACTACTGTGACATTTCATTGTGTTAGCACTGTTTACTGAGTTGTGATTTCGATCCTAACACACCCTTAGAGATTACTTGGCTTGTCATTGTTAATGAAAGGGATACTATAGAGAAACACCATATCCATCGATACATCCTGCCTTCTAGGCTGCACAGCCTGCAGTGTGCACTTACCAAAATTGTTGTTTAGATAAACCTGGTGTGCATCATGTAGGAGAGCTTCTATTAAAATAAGGAGGAAATAAAAAACAGATTACAAACTCACTTTAGAGCAGACTCACTCTTTAAAGTTGTTAACCAATATACTCCGTAATTAACAACCCTTTTAAAAAGTGTCGCCTTAATCAACCAGAAGATGCTACTGCATACAGTAATAAGCAGTGTTGCTAGTTTCCTTGGGGGAAGTATTCCTGATGAGCTTGCGGGTAATATCCCGGCGGCGCCGGTGTCTCGTAGGTCTTCGATGGCTGACGGGCGGACCATGTCACCTGCGGATGTGGTGGCGGTGACGACATCGCCGGTGCCGGCGGCGGCTCGTGCGCCTTGGTAGGAGGAATCGTCTGCGTAGGCTGGCGCAGCAATGGATCGTGTACCTTTATTGGTGTCGCTGGCACGTACGAAGGCGGCGTTGGCCGCTGCGTCGTCGGAGCTGGATAGCACGGCTTGGTGGATGGCACGTGCGGAGGAGAAATCCTCTGTTGGGGTGGCGGGTCATACGCCGCCGTTGGAGTCACGTGAGGTTGCGACGGTGCTGGTGAAGGCGGTGGCGCCAGAGGCCGCTGATCATGAGCAGGCTTCACGTGATCAGGAAGTGGTTGCACCGTCGCCGGCTGGTGTTCTTTCTTCTTGTAGAGTTCAGTATCTTTGGAACCGCGGCCACAGCAGAACCAGATGCTGCAGGAGATGTTGTTGCAGGAAAAGCTGAAATTTGGGCATGCAGACATGCTATATTTTCTGAGGCTCTTGTCTTATCTCTCTAGGTAGCTACAGGTATATAGGGCAGGACCAACAGGCTCCTTACTGATGGGTTATATAAGGCCTCTAAGGAGTCTTGGAAGATAAGGATTAGCTTGAGTGGTCGCCTGGTCAGTATGGATTTACATTGACTTGACCTGTCAAATGTGGTCGGTCTCTGTAGTTAGGATCAGATTCGATCTCCCACTCCTGGTGTCGCCCCACATGAAATCGTGCAGTGGCTACCTGTCCAGTTTAATTAGGGGTTATGAACGAAATATCTAGctgaaaatcattccaaaatccTAACTATAGCAAGGACCACTAtaatagaatatattttataggtcggtttatcactaccggttcagctagaaccgacattgataataGTATCACTGTCAATTCGTAAGAAAAatgacatcactgtcggttattaataagaaccgacagtgatacactAATATAGAATTGGATTTATATATCGtcctatcactgccggttcctcatgagtcggtagtgatagggtatcactaccggttcataagccgcgtgggaagaatcagccattgtggtttatgaaccggcagtgataagggttatcattgtcggctgatggattgagtcggtagtgataaccaacaccctcatcactgccgacttAATCTACTGACCAGCAGTGATATATGTACATCACTACCGACGGAttatatgaaccggcagtgatatcctTCTCTTCCtaaccttcttctacctcgagctaacagagACATTTCATAATAAATGGTGAATCGTTAAgccaaagtagctaaattgtattaattactatgtatgaatttgttttagatgcaattatacctcacttatgttatggaatcttcaatatgtaatttaaatgaatatgtattaggattttatgttaacataatattaataaatacagaTAGTAAACAATCAATCGAAAACAAATTCGAGTAGCATAGCGATTTGTTCGGTTTTACTTGGAGTAGGTTGTGGGTTCAAGTCTCAGCACGCGCAGCCAAATCAAATTTTTGCTCCCCGCACTTGCACATATTCGACCGGCACTGAAACCACTTTTACAACTGGTAGACTTTGGGCcagtagtgaaacccctttcactgtcgattgtcctattgagccggtagtgaagg is a genomic window of Phragmites australis chromosome 17, lpPhrAust1.1, whole genome shotgun sequence containing:
- the LOC133896877 gene encoding extensin-like; translated protein: MSSLTMGAEKERMAGLWDGDDELCGRPGSETRRPGLQDKDDDVDTELYKKKEHQPATVQPLPDHVKPAHDQRPLAPPPSPAPSQPHVTPTAAYDPPPQQRISPPHVPSTKPCYPAPTTQRPTPPSYVPATPIKVHDPLLRQPTQTIPPTKAHEPPPAPAMSSPPPHPQVTWSARQPSKTYETPAPPGYYPQAHQEYFPQGN